GCTGCTGTTGCTAATATCCAGAACCTTGCCACCAAATTGATGAGCAAAGTAAGTGATGGACTTGAGATGCTCATGCTTGTGTCGGAGAGCCTGGCTGACAGCCAACTTGCTAGGGTGGAAGTCCTTGGCGGTATCGGAGAGGCTGCGCTCAATGGCCTCATGGGCGTTGTCGACATCGTACTCACCGGCAGCAATCTCCCGGTGGTGGTTAAGAAGCTCCTCAAAGTACTCAGGTCCAAGAATGTTGATCTTGGCGAGGAGAAGCTCGCGCTGGACGAGAGCAGCGTTGGTGTAGTCAAGAACGGCCCAGACAGGGACTAGATCCTCAAGCTGTCGGCGAGCCTGCTCAACAACGCCGTCCTGGCCTGTGAGAACAATGGTCATGCGGGACAGATCGTCAACCTCGGTGTTACACACGACAAGGGAGTCAATGTTGAAACCGCGAGCAGCCAGAATACCAGAGACGCGAGACAAAACACCGGGCTCGTTCTGAACAAGGCAGTTGAGAATGTGTCGCTTGGGAGGGACGGTAGATGGAACGGGCGTCTCGTAGAGGATGTTGGAGACAGCGGACTGGGCGGACCAGGCGGGAGGGTTGTCGCGCACGGGGAGAGGAGCAGAGCGACGGCGAAGGGCCTTGTA
This Fusarium poae strain DAOMC 252244 chromosome 3, whole genome shotgun sequence DNA region includes the following protein-coding sequences:
- the ILV6 gene encoding acetolactate synthase, regulatory subunit (BUSCO:39464at5125); the protein is MASLRSLTAPLRWVAPARGVAVVRYSSSSTSAIAYKALRRRSAPLPVRDNPPAWSAQSAVSNILYETPVPSTVPPKRHILNCLVQNEPGVLSRVSGILAARGFNIDSLVVCNTEVDDLSRMTIVLTGQDGVVEQARRQLEDLVPVWAVLDYTNAALVQRELLLAKINILGPEYFEELLNHHREIAAGEYDVDNAHEAIERSLSDTAKDFHPSKLAVSQALRHKHEHLKSITYFAHQFGGKVLDISNSSCIVEVSAKQSRIDSFLKLVAPFGILESARTGLMALPRSPLNEGNQEALTMEADDVVDASQLPPG